TACGAGGAAACCTAATATTGCGACTTCCTTGGATTTTCCCGAAGCCAGAGAAAAGATTAATATCTTCCTTAAAAGAGCCGCCATCGCAAGACCTATAAAAGCGCTTAACGCGAATTTATGCCCCTTCAGCTTTTTAACTTCTTCTTCAAGCAGTTCTCTTATTGCCCAAACGATTAACATAGCGCCGAGAATATCGACTACGGTGGATTCAAAAGCGCCGCCGCCGAAGGCGAATCTGTAGATTTCAAATAAGAACATCAGAAAAACCATAATAGTTGCAATTATTAAAGATATTACAAGGGCAAGGTCAAGCATATAAGAAAACTTCGAACTGAATTTTATTATTTTAGTTTCAAATTTTGTAGACGCTATGTAAAATTTTCCTTCATTTATATATGAACTTATGATTATATCTAAATTAATATCTATTATTTTATTTACAGATTCAATTATTTCATTTCTTTTTTCGGAGGACTGAATGTTTTTTATAATAACTTTATGAATAAAATTTCTTATATAGTTCATTGTAGCGCTGACGTAATGCGAAGGCAATTTTATTTCAGAATGAACCTCTCCTATTCTTTTTAACTGCCTTAAATATTCATTGTCGTATTTTCCGGAAAAAAGATTGAGGAACCAGATTTTTAACTTCTCCCTGTGTCTTGTTCTTATTTCGTCGTTAGGAAGAAATTTGCTGAAATCGTCGAAGTTTGATATAAATGAATAAACGCCGGAAATAAATTCGTTTACATTTGAATTCATCAGCTCTTTTATTTGCGTTAAATTTGACGCGTCTCCGGCGTCGAAAGAATAAATAAGCTTTATTTTATCAAGGGTTTCCATAGCGTTAATATAGATTAATCAATATTTTGATTTTATTAAATTTATAATTTATTCAATAAACCGGCAATGCGCGGTACGATAATAAAAATATGTTATATATGAATATATGATAATGCAAATATATATTTATAATTATATAGAAATATTTTTATATTTTTGCTATCATAAATATTATAAAACATATATATAAAATAATCTAATATTTTTTAAATTTTATTTTAAGATTTATTAATAAGTAAAAAATGAAGAAACGGGGGGATAAATTTATATGGCTCGCATAGTAGTTTTGGGTTCTGGATTTGCCGGCAACACTGCGGCATTAAATTTAAAAAAAGCGCTGGGGCGTAAACATGAAGTTGTAGTAATATCGCCGAGAAAACATTTTTCTTATATCCCTTCATGGATATGGGTGGGAGTGGGTTCTATGAAGCCAGAAAAAACTCAGTTCGATCTTACGCCGGTATATGAAAAGTTTGACATAGAATTTAAAAACGGAGCGGCGGAAGAGATTCATCCGGACGACGTCGACCGATATGTAGTCGTAAAATACAACGACGGCAAAACGGAACAGGTAAAGTACGATTATTTAATAAACGCTACGGGTCCTAAGCTCAATTTTGCGGCTACGCCGGGACTTGGACCGGATGAAGGCTATTCTGATTCGGTCTGTAGTTTGCCTCATGCCGTTAAAACAAGGGATAATTTTTTGAAAGCGGTAGAAAAGATGAAAAAGGGCAAAAGGCAAAAGTTTGTCGTCGGTACTGGACATGGAACCGCCACCTGCCAAGGGGCCGCTTTTGAATATATACATAATTTAGAATTTGAAATTGCGAAGCGGGGACTTCGCAATATGGCGGACATAACTTGGATATCCAACGAACCTACGCTGGGCGATTTCGGAGTCGGCGGAGTGGTAGTAAGAAGGAACGGAAACTTTATATCAGGCAAACTTTTTGCCGAGTCTACTTTTAGGGAAAAGGGCATTAAATGGGTGGACAGGGCGCACGTTAGAAACGTAAAAGAAGGCTCTTTAGATTACGTTAATATTGAAGGAAAAGAAGGGTCGCTCGATTTTGATTTTGCCATGCTGATTCCGCCGTTTGCCGGTATTTCCATCTCATACATAGATAAGGACGGCAGCGATATTAAAAGCCAAATGTGCGTGCCTAGCGGTTTTATGAAAGTAGATGCCGATTATACCTCCGGCGCAAAACCTTTTGAGGAATGGAAAAATTCGGATTGGCCTAAAAAATACAATAATTCTTTATATAAAAATATATTTGCGGCAGGAATAGCTTTTGCTCCCCCGCATCCGATAAGCAAGGCTTTTAAAGCGCCGGACGGTACTCTTATAGCTCCGAGTCCTCCCAGAACCGGCATGGCGTCTGGAATCATAGGCCATACGGTCGCCCTTTCCATTATCGATATGATAAAGAACGGAGCGGCAGAACCCACCTATAGCGCATCGATGGCTGAATTCGGGGCAATATGTATAACCTCTATGGGCAAATCGATGACCGGCGGATCGGCCGCTTTATTGACTATGTATCCGGTAATTCCAAATTACGATAAATATAAATTCGGCAGAAATTTAAATTACACTTTCGGAGATATAGGTCTTGCCGGACACTGGGTTAAATATATGCTTCATTATTTATTTATCTGGAAAATGAAAGGAAAATTTTTATGGCAGTATATTCCCGACTAATGAAAATATTTGGAGAAATAAGCTATATTTAAGGATAAATTGCCGTATCTATTATGAAATATAAATGCAATATGAATAGGAGGATTATATTTATTATGGAAAATAAAAAAGATGACGATTTAATGGAATACGTTCCTTACACGAGCGATTCCAGATCTTTTATCGCGCCTACGCAATACACGCTTTTTACTAGATTGTTTATCCCTTGGCAGTTAATAAAATTTGCCCATTATAATATTAAGATGCTAAGAATTTTGTCTAAAGGACACGGCAGATTTATGGATGAATAAAAAAAGATTAATTGCCGTATCGTTTGACAATTTTAGCCTTAAAATTATATAATTAAAAAATGCCGAATACGGATGCTTCTTGGTTTAATTTTAATATATACTTAATAGGGGACAAAAATTTTTTTAATAACGACGAAGAGTATATTGACGCTCTCGATGAAGCTTTCGGCGCAGGTTTAAAAGCTTTTCAGCTCAGGCAGAAAGATGTTTCCGTACGCGATTTTATAAAAATTGGAGATAAGATAAGAGGCTTGATATTTAAAAAATATCCCGACGTTAAGTTTTTTGTTAACGAGAGGGCGGATGCCGCAGCAGTTCTTTCTGCAGACGGCGTACATCTAAATATTAACGCTCCGCCGATTAAATCGGTTAAAGAAAAATTTAAAGGCTTAAAAATTTTTTATTCTTCTCACTCCATAGAAGATGCCGTCGATGCTGAAAAAAACGGAGCCGATTTTATAACTTTCAGTCCCGTTTTTAAAACTAAAAAACAGGATTTTTTTCACGGCGCAGACGTTTTAAAAAAAGTTGTTAATGTCATGAAAATTCCGGTTTTTGCGCTCGGCGGCATAAACGAGTTTAATATACCGGAAATTAAAAAATCGGGATGCAGGTTTATTGCCATCCAATCTTCGCTGTTAAGTTTAAATAAAAAAGATATAGGCAAAAAAGTAAAAGCAATGATAAAGATTCTTAATGGAAAATAAGGTAAATTTAAAATTATGAAATATATAAATCAGATATCTGCCGCAAGACAAAATATTGTTACCGATGAAATGAAAGCGTGCGCTTTGGCAGAAGGAGTCGCTCCCGAAAAGATATGCGAAGACGTTATGAACGGTTTTACCGTCATAACGAAAAACAGATTAAGAGATATAAAGCCTCTTGCCGTAGGCAAAGATTTAAAAACTAAAGTAAATGCCAATATAGGTTCTTCCGGCGATAATCACGACATCGAAGAAGAGTTGGAAAAGTTAAATGCGGCAATAAAAAGCGGCGCTGACGCCGTTATGGATTTATCTACCGGCGGCAACATAGTAGAATTCAGGTTGTATATATTAAAAAATTCGTCCGTTCCTATCGGTACGGTGCCTCTTTATGAAGCCTTTCAACCCGCGGTCGAAAAAGGTATCGTTAACCCTAATTCCCCTGATTTTATTGACAAATTCGATCCCGAATACCTTTTCGACGTTATAGAAAGACAGTGCGAAGAAGGCGTGGATTTTATTACCGTCCACTGCGGCTTAACTTTAAAAGCTATAAGTACGATGAATATGCAGACCAGGATTATGGGTATAGTATCAAGGGGCGGTTCGTTAATTGCGTCGTGGATGATAAGAAACAACAAAGAAAATCCTTTATATGAAAATTATGAAAGACTGCTTAAAATTGCCAAGAAAAACGACGTAGTTTTAAGCCTCGGCGACGGATTAAGACCGGGATGCCTGCATGACGCTACCGATAGAGCCCAGATTACCGAATTAATTACGCTTGGAGAACTGCAGAAAAAAGCGCTCGAAGAAGGCGTTCAGGTAATGATAGAAGGGCCGGGGCACGTTCCTTTAAATCAGGTAGAAGAAAATATAAAATTAGAAAAAAGTTTATGCAACGGCGCTCCTTTTTATGTTTTAGGTCCGTTAGTTACGGATATTGCCCCCGGCTACGACCATATTACCAGCGCCATAGGCGGCGCGATAGCCGCCGGAGCGGGAGCCGATTTTCTGTGCTACGTCACCCCCGCCGAACATTTAAGGCTTCCTTCGGTATCGGACGTTAAAGAAGGCGTTATAGCCGCAAAGATTGCCGCCCATGCAGGCGATATAGCCAAAGGAATAAAGGGCGCAGCAAATTTTGATTTAGAGATGAGCAAAAATAGGCGGGCTATGAACTGGGAAAAACAGTACGAATGTGCTTTAGATCCCGAAAGAGCCAGAGAAATGAGAGCCTCCCTGCCCCTTAAAGACGATAAAGTGTGTTCTATGTGTTCTTCATACTGCTCTATAAAATTAAATTCTTCGTTTATTAAATAAAATTCGTCGTTTATATTTAAGCGAGTTTAAATAATTTCGTCGTTTATTTTAAATTCATCTAAAAACAAAATAAAAAAATATTAATATATTATTATGGATGAACTCCTTGAAGAAGTGCGCAATATTAACGCTATTATATCGGAAGTTTATTTAAAACTTAAAGATAAATATAACGGCGGTAACGATGCGGATACGATTAGCGAACGCAGTATTATACGTTACGACGATACGCTGTTAGATAAATCAGGTTCGTTTAAGTTTTTTAAGGTTAACGGCAGTTACATGCTTAAGCCTTTATCTGAAGCCAATCTTGAACATCCGCCTTCCGGATATTCACTCTCCCTTTCGGATTTTATCGGAATCGACCAAATAATAAAAGAGGTTTTCAGGAATACTATGAAATTTGCTTCCGGCAAACCCGCCAATAACGTTCTTTTGTGGGGCGACAGAGGAACGGGCAAGTCCTCGTTAATCAGGGCTATAGCAAAATCTTTCGGCGAACCTCCTTATATCGATAAAATTAAATTTATAGAAGTAGTCGAAGATACGGCGGAAATGATATACGAATTAATTACAATTTTAAAGGCGAAATCATCACGATTTATATTGATTTTTGACGATATTGCTTACGATGCCGATTCTATGTTCTATAAAAAGCTTAAATCTATGCTTGACGGCGGGCTTGACGAACTTCCCGAAAATATTATAATTTATGCGACTTCCAATAAACGCCATCTTACCGCCGAAAAATTTAAAAAAGAAAATTTAAATTCCACTGAATTTATTCATCCGGAAGAAGAAGCGGAAGAAGGGCTTTCTTTAAGCGACAGATTCGGTCTGTCATATGGGCTTTACAGTTTCAGCCAGGATACGTTTTTAAAAATAGTCGAACTTTATATAAAGAAATACGGTATAAAAATATCTTCTCTCGATATGGACGAAATCAGAAAAAATGCTCTTAATTTTGCTTTAATTAAGGGTTCCAGATCGGGGAGGACGGCAAAACAGTTTGTAATTAACTTGATAAAAGATTAAAAAAAAATTGCTTGCAAATTTTTATAAAAGTTATAAAATCTTTAAATATATTATAAGTTAAATTAATATGAAAGAAACATATTAAAAAACAACATGTCTGAAATAAAATATTCCGTTAAATACAGGCCTAAGATGTCCATAAGGACAAAGCTTATTCTGTCTTTTTCGTTATCCATTTTAATACCTCTTATACTTTTATCCGTTGCAAACACTTATATTTTTAAAAATCAGACAAAAAAAGAAAATTTAAACAAAGTGCGTATAACGTTAAGCGGAGCGCAAAGGATTTACTATTCTCAGGCAAACCGTCTAAAGAATGCTTTTTTGATAAGTTCTAACAACCCTTATCTGATAAAAGCGGTTATTGATAAAAATATATTTTTTCAAAATTCTTTAATTAAATCTTACAAAAAAGCTTTTAGTTTCGCCGACTATATAGGAATAACAGACGGCGAAGGCCATATAACGTCGTCTGTTACCGGAGACGGAAAAGGTCTTAAGCCGTCTTTAGACGGCATAATATTTAAAGCGTTCAGGACTGGTTTTCCTATCGTGAAGACCGCTATTATTAGAAAATCTACGCTTATCGATATGGGCATTAAACTGTCTAATGGCACTTCCAATATGTTTCTGGTAACCGTTGTACCTTTTATACACGACGGACGTACGGTCGGTTCCATATTCGGATTGATAAGCTTAAACAACAATGCGTATCTTCCCGAAACTATTTATAACGAGTATCATTTAAAAACCGCCGTATTTGCCTCTCTTTTTAACAGGCAGGTATGTTTAAGCACCCTGAAAATACCGGGGAATATTTTCGGCATAGGTTCAAGACTTCCCGAATATATTCACGAGAAGATTATGTCCGGCAAGGATTTTATAAAAGAGTTGAATTACAATGGAGAAACCGTTTTTGCCGCTTTTCATCCCATAAAAAATATAAAAGGAAAGACTATAGGTTCTATCGCGGTATTTATTTCTAACAGGCGCTATGAAACGCTGTTCAGAAAAACGGCTGAATATGCTATATTTATAATATTTATAGGACTTTTAATATCTTTCGTTATATCTTACTTTGCCTCAAAAGACACTTTAAATCCTATTTCCGCTTTAAGAACGGCAATTAAAGAATTTACTTCGGGCGATTTAAACACAAAGCTTATAATCGATACCAAAGACGAGTTTGAATCGATAGGAAAAGGTTTTACGGAAATGGCCGCTACCGTTAAAGACAGAGAAGAAAGAATGGAGAAATATAATTTGTTTTCGGACTTTTTAGTCGGGTCTTTGGATTTCGACAAGATAATATCTTCCACTTTAAATATTTTAGAAGAGTTGCTGAATATTTCTTCGGGAATAATTTATATATACAGTAAAAGCGGAAAATTTAAAGCAGGTAATTCTGAATCAGGCAATCATGAAGGCGATAATGAAAAATCGGATTTAAATAGCGGCGATAGCAGCAGTACGGACGACGATTTAACTTTGGAAAGCGCCGAAGAAGGCTATTTAATACCCTATCAATTTTACGGGATAAGAAAATTTATCGCAAATAAAATAAACGCTTACGAAGGAATGGCGGGACACTGCCTTAAAGACAGAAAAACGATATGGTTTCACGATATTCCGGAAAACGCTATGATTTTTAAGGAAAAGCTTATGGAAAGAGGAGGCGAAGGCATGGCTATAGATTACGGTTTCTGTGAAGTGTTTCCGAAAGATATAGTTTGGCTTCCGCTTTATATAGGCGGCGTAAACGTGGGCGTACTGATGGTATCTTCTATTTACGGTTTTAAAAAAGAAGATATAGCGTTTTTAGAGCATGCCGTCAAAGAACTTTCCGTATCTTTGGATAATGCGAGGATTCACCGTAAAATTAACGAACTTTCTATAACCGACGAACTTACAGGACTTTATAATAGACGAAAGATGGGCGAAGTTATAGAACTTGAATTTAATAAAGCAAAAAGATACGGAAACAGCTTGTCCGTTATGATTTTAGACATCGACCATTTTAAGCGTATTAACGATTTTTACGGACATAAAACCGGAGATACCGTCCTGTCTAAAATAGGCGGTATTTTAAACCGCAACATAAGAACTATAGACACTGCCGTCAGATACGGCGGCGAAGAATTCGTTATTATTTTACCTCAGACGGATTTTAACGGAGCCGTTATTTCAGCAAAGAAAATAAAAAATTTAATAAGAAAACAAAATTTTACCCAGATTCAAGGAGAAGTTACCGTCTCAATAGGAATAGCTTCTCTTCCCGACGATAATATTAATACGGTTGACGATATTTTAAAAATAGCCGACGACTTTCTATACGAAGCCAAAAATAGCGGAAGAAACAGAATTATCGGCGAGCACGGCGGCAAAAAATTCGAGATAACCGAAGATGAGCAATAATTCAATTTATACTGCAGGAGTAGATATAGGCGGCACTAATTTAAGATTAGGAATTTTCGGCGGCGGCGGCAAGCCGGAGTCTGACGTACGCATATTAATGCCGGAAGCAGCGGACGTCGATTTTATAATACGTAATATTAAGAAATTTTTATACGATAACAAAAAATATAACGTAAAAACGCTTGGTATCGGCATAGCAGGTCAGATAGACGCCGAATCCGGAAACATAATTTTTTCTCCTAATTTAAACTGGCATAATGTTCCCCTTAAAAAGGGGCTTGAAGAAGAACTTGGATTAAATAATATATTAGTTGCAAACGATTTAGCCGCTATTACTTACGGGGAATGGAAATACGGAGCGGGAAAAGGCTTTAATAATCTGATATGTATTTTTGTTGGGACAGGTATTGGTTCCGGTATAATTATAAACGGCGGTCTATATACAGGATGTTTTAATTCGGCAGGAGAGATAGGGCATACAAGGATAGTTTCCGGCGGCAGAAAGTGTACCTGCGGCAATTATGGCTGTTTGGAGGCATATGCCGGCGGACACGGCATTGCGTCGATAGCCATAGAAAGAGCCTATGCAGACCGCCCTGCTTTTCAAGACGTCATAAACGAAAGCGGGGGCGTTATAGAATCTATAACCGCAAAATCTATAGCAAAAGCATATAAGGCAGGTTCTAAGGAAGCAGTCCGTTTAATTAAGGAAACAGGGGAATATCTTTCCGACGGCGTGGCAAGCGCAGTAAATTTATTAAGTCCTTGCGCCGTAATACTAGGAGGGGGAGTTTTAGACGGAATTCCGGAACTATTCGACATAGTAAGAGCCGAAACGCTTAAAAGGTCTCTTAAAGCATCTTCGTCGAACCTTAAGATATTAAGATCCTCCTTAGGAGAATATGCCGGAATTATCGGCGCCGCCGCATTATCTTCATCCGTTTAGGATATTTTCATTGTATCAAATAAGAGACGGTTAGATATAAGCCTCTCTATCTTCATATGCAAGATTTTCAAAAGACGTATATTTGTCTATATAAGAAAGTTTAACTATGCCGGTAGGACCGTTTCTCTGTTTTCCTATTATTAATTCTGCAACGCCTTTATTTTCCGTATCTTTTTTGTAAACTTCCTCCCTGTAAACGAACATAATTAAATCCGCATCCTGTTCTATCGCTCCGGATTCCCTTAAATCCGCAAGCTGGGGTTTTCTGTCCTGCCTTGACTCCACCATTCTGTTTAACTGCGAAAGAGCAATTACCGGAATATTAAGCTCTTTTGCAAGGCCTTTTAACGAGCGCGATATTTCGGCTATAGCCTGCTCTCTCGATTCTATATTGTGTGAAGCCCGCATAAGCTGAAGATAATCGATTATAACTAATTCAATGTTTTTTTCTCTTTTTAACCTGCGCGTTTTAGCCCTAAGTTCTGTAACGGTTATTCCTGCGCTGTCGTCTATGTATATCGGTATGTCTTCAAGAATCTCAAGCGCTTTATGAATATTTTCAATGTCGGGGTTATGTATTTTGCCTCTGCGAAGAAAAGAAGAATCTATTTTTGCGGTCATTGCCAAAAGACGCGTTGCAAGCTGTTCCTTAGACATTTCCAAAGAGAAAAACGCCACCGGTATTTTTTTTACTGCTATATTTTTTGCTATGCAAAGAGAAAGAGCAGTTTTCCCCATAGAAGGTCTTCCCGCTATTATAATCAGATCGGACGGCTGAAATCCGTTGGTGTATTCGTCTAAATAGTTTAAACCGCTGTGAATACCGGTAATTACGTCGTTGTCGCTTTTTTTTGAAGTAAGTTTTTTGAAGTAATCGATTATCAGCGGATAAACTTCCGCATAGTTTTTAGGCGCATCTTTTTGCGTAGCGTCAAAAATTGTTTTTTCCGTAAAATCTATAATATTTTCGATATCTTCGTTCTGCTCATAGC
This genomic stretch from Candidatus Acidulodesulfobacterium acidiphilum harbors:
- the dnaB gene encoding replicative DNA helicase; this encodes MNSGISKDGILNIVPPNSIDAEKALLSAILIDNSQANSVLGIINPEDFYDSVNAKIFRIISKLSEKNEPIDIITILHSLEKEQDSPDNSSDFNYGNYLTSLFELPAGLFNIEQYSKIVKEKSTLRNLINASNKIRQKCYEQNEDIENIIDFTEKTIFDATQKDAPKNYAEVYPLIIDYFKKLTSKKSDNDVITGIHSGLNYLDEYTNGFQPSDLIIIAGRPSMGKTALSLCIAKNIAVKKIPVAFFSLEMSKEQLATRLLAMTAKIDSSFLRRGKIHNPDIENIHKALEILEDIPIYIDDSAGITVTELRAKTRRLKREKNIELVIIDYLQLMRASHNIESREQAIAEISRSLKGLAKELNIPVIALSQLNRMVESRQDRKPQLADLRESGAIEQDADLIMFVYREEVYKKDTENKGVAELIIGKQRNGPTGIVKLSYIDKYTSFENLAYEDREAYI
- a CDS encoding thiamine phosphate synthase yields the protein MPNTDASWFNFNIYLIGDKNFFNNDEEYIDALDEAFGAGLKAFQLRQKDVSVRDFIKIGDKIRGLIFKKYPDVKFFVNERADAAAVLSADGVHLNINAPPIKSVKEKFKGLKIFYSSHSIEDAVDAEKNGADFITFSPVFKTKKQDFFHGADVLKKVVNVMKIPVFALGGINEFNIPEIKKSGCRFIAIQSSLLSLNKKDIGKKVKAMIKILNGK
- a CDS encoding NAD(P)/FAD-dependent oxidoreductase, encoding MARIVVLGSGFAGNTAALNLKKALGRKHEVVVISPRKHFSYIPSWIWVGVGSMKPEKTQFDLTPVYEKFDIEFKNGAAEEIHPDDVDRYVVVKYNDGKTEQVKYDYLINATGPKLNFAATPGLGPDEGYSDSVCSLPHAVKTRDNFLKAVEKMKKGKRQKFVVGTGHGTATCQGAAFEYIHNLEFEIAKRGLRNMADITWISNEPTLGDFGVGGVVVRRNGNFISGKLFAESTFREKGIKWVDRAHVRNVKEGSLDYVNIEGKEGSLDFDFAMLIPPFAGISISYIDKDGSDIKSQMCVPSGFMKVDADYTSGAKPFEEWKNSDWPKKYNNSLYKNIFAAGIAFAPPHPISKAFKAPDGTLIAPSPPRTGMASGIIGHTVALSIIDMIKNGAAEPTYSASMAEFGAICITSMGKSMTGGSAALLTMYPVIPNYDKYKFGRNLNYTFGDIGLAGHWVKYMLHYLFIWKMKGKFLWQYIPD
- a CDS encoding diguanylate cyclase, which produces MSEIKYSVKYRPKMSIRTKLILSFSLSILIPLILLSVANTYIFKNQTKKENLNKVRITLSGAQRIYYSQANRLKNAFLISSNNPYLIKAVIDKNIFFQNSLIKSYKKAFSFADYIGITDGEGHITSSVTGDGKGLKPSLDGIIFKAFRTGFPIVKTAIIRKSTLIDMGIKLSNGTSNMFLVTVVPFIHDGRTVGSIFGLISLNNNAYLPETIYNEYHLKTAVFASLFNRQVCLSTLKIPGNIFGIGSRLPEYIHEKIMSGKDFIKELNYNGETVFAAFHPIKNIKGKTIGSIAVFISNRRYETLFRKTAEYAIFIIFIGLLISFVISYFASKDTLNPISALRTAIKEFTSGDLNTKLIIDTKDEFESIGKGFTEMAATVKDREERMEKYNLFSDFLVGSLDFDKIISSTLNILEELLNISSGIIYIYSKSGKFKAGNSESGNHEGDNEKSDLNSGDSSSTDDDLTLESAEEGYLIPYQFYGIRKFIANKINAYEGMAGHCLKDRKTIWFHDIPENAMIFKEKLMERGGEGMAIDYGFCEVFPKDIVWLPLYIGGVNVGVLMVSSIYGFKKEDIAFLEHAVKELSVSLDNARIHRKINELSITDELTGLYNRRKMGEVIELEFNKAKRYGNSLSVMILDIDHFKRINDFYGHKTGDTVLSKIGGILNRNIRTIDTAVRYGGEEFVIILPQTDFNGAVISAKKIKNLIRKQNFTQIQGEVTVSIGIASLPDDNINTVDDILKIADDFLYEAKNSGRNRIIGEHGGKKFEITEDEQ
- the thiC gene encoding phosphomethylpyrimidine synthase ThiC, translated to MKYINQISAARQNIVTDEMKACALAEGVAPEKICEDVMNGFTVITKNRLRDIKPLAVGKDLKTKVNANIGSSGDNHDIEEELEKLNAAIKSGADAVMDLSTGGNIVEFRLYILKNSSVPIGTVPLYEAFQPAVEKGIVNPNSPDFIDKFDPEYLFDVIERQCEEGVDFITVHCGLTLKAISTMNMQTRIMGIVSRGGSLIASWMIRNNKENPLYENYERLLKIAKKNDVVLSLGDGLRPGCLHDATDRAQITELITLGELQKKALEEGVQVMIEGPGHVPLNQVEENIKLEKSLCNGAPFYVLGPLVTDIAPGYDHITSAIGGAIAAGAGADFLCYVTPAEHLRLPSVSDVKEGVIAAKIAAHAGDIAKGIKGAANFDLEMSKNRRAMNWEKQYECALDPERAREMRASLPLKDDKVCSMCSSYCSIKLNSSFIK
- a CDS encoding DUF815 domain-containing protein — protein: MDELLEEVRNINAIISEVYLKLKDKYNGGNDADTISERSIIRYDDTLLDKSGSFKFFKVNGSYMLKPLSEANLEHPPSGYSLSLSDFIGIDQIIKEVFRNTMKFASGKPANNVLLWGDRGTGKSSLIRAIAKSFGEPPYIDKIKFIEVVEDTAEMIYELITILKAKSSRFILIFDDIAYDADSMFYKKLKSMLDGGLDELPENIIIYATSNKRHLTAEKFKKENLNSTEFIHPEEEAEEGLSLSDRFGLSYGLYSFSQDTFLKIVELYIKKYGIKISSLDMDEIRKNALNFALIKGSRSGRTAKQFVINLIKD
- a CDS encoding ROK family protein, with the translated sequence MSNNSIYTAGVDIGGTNLRLGIFGGGGKPESDVRILMPEAADVDFIIRNIKKFLYDNKKYNVKTLGIGIAGQIDAESGNIIFSPNLNWHNVPLKKGLEEELGLNNILVANDLAAITYGEWKYGAGKGFNNLICIFVGTGIGSGIIINGGLYTGCFNSAGEIGHTRIVSGGRKCTCGNYGCLEAYAGGHGIASIAIERAYADRPAFQDVINESGGVIESITAKSIAKAYKAGSKEAVRLIKETGEYLSDGVASAVNLLSPCAVILGGGVLDGIPELFDIVRAETLKRSLKASSSNLKILRSSLGEYAGIIGAAALSSSV